A region from the Aegilops tauschii subsp. strangulata cultivar AL8/78 chromosome 5, Aet v6.0, whole genome shotgun sequence genome encodes:
- the LOC109747930 gene encoding WAT1-related protein At5g64700-like encodes MAVGTLFLCGSCVSYALWFVVQAKVAKVFPYRCLVGCLQSALFVSVVITLAPAGDIYGWAPMWTLRWDLQLATVVYSGVFNTGVTFVLVSWAVERRGPVYPAMFNSLSLIATTAVEAVVFGTDAYLDGVLGAAHVVIGLCAFLWGKSKELAAAKAVNAEQELWHA; translated from the exons ATGGCCGTCGGCACGCTGTTCCTGTGCGGGAGCTGCGTCAGCTACGCGCTCTGGTTCGTCGTGCAGGCTAAGGTCGCCAAGGTGTTCCCGTACCG GTGCCTCGTGGGCTGCCTGCAGTCCGCCCTGTTCGTCTCCGTGGTGATCACCCTCGCCCCCGCCGGCGACATATATGGATGGGCGCCCATGTGGACGCTGCGCTGGGATCTGCAGCTGGCCACGGTGGTCTACTCCGGGGTGTTCAACACGGGCGTCACGTTCGTGCTCGTGTCCTGGGCGGTGGAGCGCCGCGGGCCGGTGTACCCGGCCATGTTCAACTCCCTGTCGCTCATCGCCACCACCGCCGTCGAGGCCGTCGTGTTCGGCACCGACGCCTACCTTGATGGTGTGCTGGGGGCGGCGCACGTTGTCATCGGACTCTGCGCGTTCCTGTGGGGCAAAAGCAAGGAGCTCGCGGCTGCCAAGGCGGTCAATGCCGAGCAGGAGCTGTGGCATGCATGA